A stretch of the Planktothricoides raciborskii GIHE-MW2 genome encodes the following:
- a CDS encoding prephenate/arogenate dehydrogenase — translation MNIGIVGLGLIGGSLGLDLRSQGHQVLGVSRRQTTCRVAKERGIVDESDVDLKLMASAEVVFICTPIALIAPTVKQLIPYLAADAIITDVGSVKMPIVEAVSPLWPNFVPGHPMAGTAETGVDAALRNLFVGRPYVLTPIATTPLNAVAMIAQLAASLGSQVYQCSPQSHDRAVAWISHLPVMVSASLLDACTQGETDPTVLELAKQLASSGFRDTSRVGGGNPELGLMMAQYNRSELLRSLYVYRNTLNDLISQIEAENWPGIQEKLARTAQERPEFVKNLN, via the coding sequence ATGAATATTGGGATTGTTGGACTGGGACTAATTGGTGGTTCATTAGGGTTGGATTTGCGCTCACAGGGGCACCAAGTTTTAGGGGTTTCTCGTCGCCAAACGACTTGCCGAGTTGCCAAAGAACGCGGCATTGTTGATGAATCTGATGTGGATCTCAAGCTGATGGCATCCGCAGAGGTGGTGTTTATTTGCACGCCGATCGCTTTGATTGCGCCGACGGTAAAACAGCTTATTCCTTATCTGGCTGCTGATGCCATCATAACGGATGTCGGGTCAGTAAAAATGCCAATCGTCGAAGCAGTTTCTCCCCTGTGGCCGAATTTTGTCCCCGGACATCCGATGGCTGGTACGGCAGAAACAGGTGTAGATGCGGCATTACGCAATTTGTTTGTCGGGCGACCTTATGTGCTGACCCCGATCGCCACCACTCCTTTGAATGCGGTGGCAATGATCGCCCAACTTGCGGCTTCCCTAGGATCCCAGGTTTATCAATGTAGCCCCCAATCCCACGATCGCGCCGTGGCTTGGATTTCTCACCTGCCGGTGATGGTAAGTGCCAGCTTATTGGATGCTTGTACCCAGGGTGAAACGGATCCGACGGTGCTGGAATTGGCGAAACAATTGGCTTCTTCTGGGTTTCGGGATACCAGTCGGGTCGGTGGGGGTAATCCTGAACTGGGACTGATGATGGCTCAATACAATCGCTCGGAATTGCTGCGATCTCTATATGTTTATCGAAACACTCTCAATGATTTGATTTCCCAGATCGAGGCCGAAAATTGGCCGGGGATCCAAGAAAAACTCGCACGCACCGCCCAGGAACGTCCGGAATTTGTCAAAAATTTAAACTGA
- a CDS encoding GFA family protein has product MTENLAKPVIYEGGCHCGAVRFRVRLEKKPRKEKYEAISCNCSICNKKGFLHLIVTAKNFTLLKGEDALTTYQFNTGVAKHLFCKNCGIHSFYRPRSHRNGFSINLHCLDEDILEQFQIIPFDGKNWEKNIHKIAD; this is encoded by the coding sequence ATGACTGAAAATCTTGCAAAACCTGTCATATACGAAGGTGGCTGTCACTGTGGGGCGGTGCGTTTTCGCGTCCGGCTGGAAAAGAAACCGAGAAAAGAAAAATATGAAGCAATTTCATGTAACTGCTCAATTTGTAACAAAAAAGGGTTTTTACATTTAATTGTCACCGCCAAAAACTTTACCCTATTAAAAGGAGAAGATGCCCTAACAACTTACCAATTTAATACAGGAGTAGCGAAACACCTATTTTGTAAAAATTGCGGCATTCACTCCTTTTATCGTCCGCGATCGCACAGAAACGGATTTTCAATCAATCTCCACTGCTTAGATGAGGACATACTGGAGCAATTTCAGATTATTCCTTTTGATGGCAAAAATTGGGAAAAAAATATCCACAAGATTGCCGATTAA
- a CDS encoding pentapeptide repeat-containing protein, which produces MEAEELIKKYALGERNFAGSNLTEVNLSQLDLRDIDLSGANLSIANLSGTNLSGANLSHAKMNVAKLNSAHLTGANLSSADLNVANLIRADLSDAQLIKAALIRAELMRAELSGANLAQANLNGANLREAKLRQANLVNANLTEADFRGTSLIGANLELSNLRETNFSEADLTATNLRNTELRQADLSSAKLIGSDLSGANLRWADLSEANLSGADLTGAKLSGANLRGANLHQANLIDASLVYADLRQANLSEVDWMGADLSGATLTGAKLYAVSRFGLKTEGLTCEWVDLSQNGDRTQVYRFTGQGAESFFHNTLPTVQIIIDAPLDADAHLAVALTYHQIAQRYSAMTIPPNIELSQRRTKLTFTMDSDQSLFAIAFAAILPFADAKVTQENLIHVVQMIQSPEILNRLNQAIESVKEIHNSPTFTRTVQREKFFQAHTQTLLTNSGNRTLDVYHNPNFGKRLLISLIAEISEFVISVPNLKLPPVNIIVNFIKGLDGGNYRPGNYR; this is translated from the coding sequence ATGGAAGCTGAAGAACTGATCAAAAAATATGCTTTGGGCGAAAGAAATTTTGCTGGTAGTAACCTGACTGAAGTCAATCTTTCCCAGTTAGATTTACGAGATATCGATTTAAGTGGAGCCAACTTGAGTATTGCGAATCTCAGTGGGACGAATCTCTCTGGGGCGAATCTTTCTCATGCAAAAATGAATGTGGCTAAACTGAATAGCGCTCATTTGACAGGGGCGAATCTGTCGAGTGCGGATCTCAATGTTGCTAATTTAATTAGAGCGGATCTGAGTGATGCACAACTAATCAAAGCGGCTTTAATTAGAGCGGAGTTGATGCGAGCAGAATTAAGTGGAGCTAATTTAGCACAAGCGAATTTAAATGGCGCCAATTTACGCGAAGCTAAACTCAGACAAGCCAACTTAGTCAATGCCAATTTAACGGAGGCAGATTTTCGCGGAACTTCTCTGATTGGGGCTAATCTTGAATTATCAAATTTGCGAGAAACGAATTTTAGTGAAGCGGATCTCACCGCCACTAATTTGAGAAATACAGAGTTGAGACAAGCGGATCTCTCTAGTGCCAAATTGATTGGCTCCGACTTGAGTGGGGCGAATTTGCGCTGGGCAGACTTAAGTGAGGCAAATTTGAGTGGGGCTGACCTGACGGGAGCGAAATTGAGTGGGGCGAATTTACGAGGCGCGAATTTGCATCAGGCGAATTTAATTGATGCGAGTTTAGTTTATGCGGATTTACGCCAAGCTAATCTCAGCGAGGTGGATTGGATGGGGGCGGATCTTTCTGGGGCGACCTTAACCGGCGCCAAACTTTATGCGGTGTCTCGTTTTGGTCTGAAGACTGAAGGGTTAACTTGTGAGTGGGTTGATCTGAGTCAAAATGGCGATCGCACACAAGTTTACCGATTTACCGGCCAAGGAGCGGAAAGCTTTTTTCATAATACGTTGCCAACGGTGCAAATTATTATTGATGCTCCCTTGGATGCCGATGCTCATTTAGCGGTTGCCCTGACCTATCATCAAATTGCTCAGAGGTATTCCGCCATGACGATTCCGCCAAATATTGAACTCAGTCAACGGAGAACCAAACTCACTTTTACAATGGACAGTGACCAGAGTTTATTTGCGATCGCCTTCGCCGCTATCCTGCCTTTTGCTGATGCTAAAGTTACCCAAGAAAATCTGATTCATGTGGTGCAAATGATTCAATCTCCTGAAATCTTAAATCGACTGAATCAAGCGATAGAAAGTGTTAAAGAAATCCATAATTCACCAACCTTTACTCGCACAGTCCAAAGAGAAAAATTTTTTCAGGCTCATACCCAAACCCTATTAACCAATTCAGGAAATCGAACCTTGGATGTATATCATAATCCTAACTTTGGCAAACGTTTGTTAATCTCTTTAATTGCTGAAATCTCAGAATTCGTCATTTCTGTCCCCAATTTAAAATTGCCCCCTGTCAATATTATTGTTAACTTTATCAAAGGTTTAGATGGTGGTAATTATCGTCCAGGCAATTACCGATAA
- a CDS encoding DUF1517 domain-containing protein → MKPITDRMNQMFGRTRFVVCRLFVHLKGSEVTPLLGLLNGIAREAIASDGDLSVIGEGLVEICQKLLENDAYWQSAANEGDVFWDEGQAGDYWTELFTDSGQRYLSEIDPNQAETSPDALLSLPVTQNLVVMLTVAYEGEVPDLETDLSEVEALGAALNALINLHYQEKLRAIQIHFSPAQLGDRLTDEQLLEYFPELIPL, encoded by the coding sequence ATGAAACCCATTACCGATCGCATGAATCAAATGTTTGGCCGGACTCGCTTTGTGGTCTGTCGCTTATTTGTTCACTTGAAAGGGTCAGAGGTGACGCCGCTGCTGGGATTGCTCAATGGCATTGCCAGAGAGGCGATCGCCTCTGACGGCGATCTGTCCGTCATTGGTGAAGGATTGGTAGAAATTTGTCAAAAGCTACTAGAAAATGATGCTTATTGGCAATCTGCTGCCAACGAAGGCGATGTATTTTGGGATGAAGGGCAAGCCGGAGACTATTGGACTGAACTGTTTACCGACTCTGGTCAACGATACTTGAGTGAAATTGATCCCAATCAAGCGGAAACTTCCCCAGACGCACTTTTATCCTTGCCCGTGACTCAGAATTTAGTGGTCATGCTCACCGTTGCTTATGAAGGCGAAGTGCCTGACCTGGAAACGGATTTAAGCGAAGTTGAAGCCCTGGGCGCTGCCCTCAACGCTTTAATCAACTTACACTATCAAGAAAAACTCCGCGCCATTCAAATTCATTTTTCTCCCGCCCAACTCGGCGATCGACTCACCGATGAACAGTTGTTAGAATATTTTCCTGAATTGATTCCGTTATAG
- the glgP gene encoding alpha-glucan family phosphorylase has protein sequence MQPIRTFNVSPALPSTLEPLRTLAYNLYFDWNTEAKDLFRRLDPDLWESSRHNPVLMLGTIAQSRLIEVSEDEGFLAQMHRAASQLEDYLKERTWFRKHRPKEKQQECYAYFSAEFGLSDCLPIYSGGLGVLAGDHLKSASDLGLPLVGVGLLYQEGYFSQYLNPDGWQQEHYPINDFYNMPLHLERDANGEELRIAVDYPGRQVYARVWRVQVGTVALYMLDTNIEPNNPYDHDITDQLYGGDQDMRIHQEIMLGIGGAKMLKALGLKPKAYHMNEGHSAFLSLERIRELIQEEGLSYLEAKEAVTASNLFTTHTPVPAGFDLFPAEKVMYYLGHYQEIFGISREQFLALGREKSGDLDAPFSMATLAIKTASFYNGVSKLHGEVSRDLFKDQWPEVPVNEVPITSITNGVHARSCVSKYNQELFDRYLGPKWPSTPADRPIWDKVYSIPDEELWRTHERCRTELVVFVRERLQKYLRDRGASLVEIEHAKNVLDPTVLTIGFARRFATYKRGNLFLRDLDRIKRILFDLHHERLQGGLGSHKKRMVQFVIAGKAHPKDIPGKQMIRDIIHTVREQGLGDRVVFIPNYDIYVSRLMVAGCDVWLNNPRRPREASGTSGMKAAMNGILNLSILDGWWDEADYVRTGWPIGSGEMYEDQNYQDQIEANALYDLIEQEVVPLFYDRDPEGIPHRWVAKMKDAIRLNCPTFNTSRMVGEYAEKAYFTVSDRYDTMTGNHYAAAKELAHWKQKLFNNWYDIKIVDIDISESADIQVNQNIGVKARINLAGLSPSDVEIQLYKGAVDAEGEIVNGQTVVMDHQGFDSHHHSVYTATINYTASGLQGLSLRVLPKHQYLSNSYQPGYILWANS, from the coding sequence ATGCAGCCAATTCGCACATTTAATGTATCTCCCGCTCTCCCCTCAACCCTCGAACCACTAAGGACATTAGCCTATAATCTTTATTTTGACTGGAACACCGAAGCCAAAGACTTATTTCGTCGTCTCGATCCTGACCTGTGGGAATCCAGCCGTCACAATCCGGTCTTAATGCTAGGCACGATCGCCCAATCCCGACTGATCGAAGTCTCCGAAGATGAAGGCTTTCTCGCCCAAATGCACCGAGCCGCCAGTCAACTAGAAGATTATCTCAAAGAACGCACCTGGTTTCGCAAACATCGCCCCAAAGAAAAACAACAAGAATGTTACGCTTACTTCTCCGCCGAATTTGGTCTGAGTGATTGCTTACCCATCTACTCTGGGGGCTTAGGGGTTCTCGCTGGAGATCACCTCAAATCCGCCAGTGACTTGGGTTTACCCTTAGTTGGGGTTGGTTTGCTTTACCAAGAAGGCTACTTTAGCCAGTATCTCAACCCGGATGGGTGGCAACAAGAGCATTACCCCATCAACGACTTTTACAATATGCCCCTGCATTTAGAACGGGATGCGAACGGCGAAGAACTGAGAATTGCCGTAGACTATCCCGGTCGCCAAGTTTACGCCAGAGTTTGGCGAGTGCAAGTGGGCACAGTGGCATTGTATATGCTCGACACCAATATCGAGCCCAACAATCCTTACGACCACGACATCACCGATCAACTCTACGGAGGAGATCAGGATATGCGGATTCACCAAGAAATTATGCTGGGGATTGGTGGGGCAAAAATGCTGAAAGCCTTGGGACTGAAGCCCAAAGCTTATCACATGAATGAAGGTCACTCCGCCTTTTTATCCTTGGAACGGATTCGAGAATTAATTCAGGAAGAAGGACTGAGTTATCTGGAAGCCAAAGAAGCGGTCACCGCCAGCAATTTATTCACCACCCATACCCCTGTTCCCGCAGGGTTTGACCTGTTCCCCGCCGAAAAGGTGATGTATTATTTGGGTCACTATCAAGAAATTTTTGGCATTTCCCGCGAACAATTTCTCGCCTTGGGACGGGAAAAAAGTGGGGATTTAGATGCCCCATTTAGTATGGCAACCCTAGCGATTAAAACTGCCAGTTTCTACAACGGGGTCAGTAAGCTGCATGGGGAAGTGTCACGGGATCTATTTAAGGATCAATGGCCCGAAGTGCCGGTGAATGAAGTGCCGATTACTTCAATTACCAATGGGGTTCATGCTCGCAGTTGTGTCAGCAAGTACAATCAAGAATTGTTCGATCGCTACCTCGGACCCAAGTGGCCATCCACCCCAGCAGATCGTCCGATTTGGGATAAAGTCTACTCCATTCCTGATGAAGAATTGTGGCGGACTCACGAACGCTGCCGGACGGAATTAGTCGTGTTTGTCCGAGAACGCTTGCAAAAATATTTGCGCGATCGCGGTGCTTCCCTGGTGGAAATTGAACACGCCAAAAATGTCCTCGATCCCACCGTATTGACCATTGGCTTTGCTCGTCGTTTTGCCACCTACAAACGGGGTAACTTATTCCTCCGCGACCTAGACCGCATCAAACGGATTTTATTTGACCTGCATCACGAGCGTCTTCAAGGGGGACTGGGGAGCCATAAAAAACGCATGGTTCAGTTCGTGATTGCCGGAAAAGCCCACCCCAAAGATATTCCGGGCAAACAGATGATTCGCGACATCATCCACACCGTTCGGGAACAGGGATTAGGCGATCGTGTAGTCTTTATTCCCAACTACGATATCTACGTTTCTCGGCTAATGGTTGCCGGTTGTGACGTTTGGCTGAATAACCCTCGGCGCCCTCGCGAAGCCTCCGGCACCAGCGGCATGAAAGCGGCCATGAATGGCATTCTCAACCTAAGTATTCTCGATGGTTGGTGGGATGAAGCGGACTATGTACGCACCGGGTGGCCGATTGGCAGTGGTGAAATGTATGAAGATCAAAATTATCAAGATCAAATCGAAGCCAATGCCCTCTACGATTTAATCGAACAAGAAGTGGTGCCCCTGTTCTACGATCGCGATCCCGAAGGGATTCCCCATCGCTGGGTGGCCAAAATGAAAGACGCCATTCGCCTGAATTGCCCCACCTTTAACACCTCGCGGATGGTCGGTGAATATGCGGAAAAAGCTTACTTTACCGTGAGCGATCGCTATGACACCATGACAGGGAACCACTATGCTGCCGCCAAAGAACTTGCCCACTGGAAACAAAAGCTATTTAACAATTGGTACGACATCAAAATTGTCGATATCGATATTTCTGAATCCGCCGACATTCAGGTTAACCAAAATATAGGCGTAAAAGCCCGAATCAACCTAGCTGGGTTATCCCCATCGGATGTAGAAATTCAACTCTATAAAGGCGCCGTAGATGCAGAGGGCGAAATTGTGAACGGTCAAACCGTGGTGATGGATCATCAAGGGTTCGACTCTCACCACCACAGCGTTTACACGGCCACCATTAATTACACCGCCTCCGGGTTACAAGGGTTATCATTGCGGGTATTACCCAAACATCAATATTTGAGCAACTCCTACCAACCGGGTTATATTCTCTGGGCGAATAGCTAA
- a CDS encoding pentapeptide repeat-containing protein → MEAEEILKKYGDGERNFSGINITEVNLSRANLAGINFSDATLSIANLSGANLSEANLTGAKLNVAKMSGANFTLAKFNGAILNVANLVRANLKGTEMIQAALIRAEMIRAEMSEANLREANLSGADLREAQLKQANLSGANLSEADMRGCSLVGANLEHATLSATDLSRSDLSGADLSDTELRHANLSRVNLNGANLRGANLRWADLSGANLRWADLSDAKLSGANLLGADLTNATLTNASFVHADLTQANLIRVDWVGADLSGATLTGAKLFAVARYDLKTEGITCEWVDLSAHGDRSKIYRFTPEQAKKFFNQTPPTVRIIVDEPNDPEANLALANTYYQIYKQCNLWHHSPSIEVGFRRTQIIFKVDSDEQIFPTAYLAVLPFENARETQANIVRLMKMLQGYAIKSHSMEALKQIKQLSRALSQTMQMTQEMKLELPKNSEGMKLNFLQAPTQVKITNSRDRTIDLYQDPSFGQRLIPSSSAFNSVKDRHLRSKKNDSLSLEKLVEFVQGFYYLEE, encoded by the coding sequence ATGGAAGCAGAGGAAATTCTCAAAAAATATGGCGATGGAGAAAGAAACTTTTCTGGGATCAACATCACAGAAGTTAACCTCAGTCGAGCAAATTTAGCTGGGATCAACTTCTCTGATGCCACCCTGAGTATTGCCAATCTCAGTGGCGCCAATCTTAGCGAAGCAAACCTAACGGGTGCCAAACTCAATGTCGCCAAAATGAGTGGGGCAAATTTTACCCTGGCCAAATTCAATGGCGCCATTCTCAATGTCGCCAACTTAGTCCGGGCTAACCTTAAAGGCACAGAAATGATCCAAGCGGCTTTGATTCGGGCAGAAATGATTAGGGCGGAAATGTCCGAAGCCAACTTGCGGGAAGCCAACCTCAGTGGGGCGGATCTGCGAGAAGCCCAACTCAAACAAGCCAATCTCAGTGGTGCCAACTTGAGTGAGGCGGATATGCGCGGATGTAGTCTAGTGGGCGCCAACTTAGAACACGCCACCTTGAGTGCCACGGATCTCAGTCGATCGGATCTCAGTGGGGCTGATCTGAGTGATACAGAACTCAGGCACGCGAATCTCAGTCGGGTCAATCTCAATGGCGCCAATTTAAGAGGGGCGAATCTGCGCTGGGCTGACCTCAGTGGTGCCAATTTAAGATGGGCTGACCTGAGCGATGCTAAGTTAAGTGGGGCGAATTTACTAGGAGCCGATTTGACCAATGCGACTTTAACCAATGCCAGCTTTGTTCACGCTGATTTAACCCAAGCGAATTTGATTCGCGTTGACTGGGTGGGGGCGGATCTCAGTGGCGCTACATTAACGGGAGCTAAACTTTTTGCCGTAGCCAGATATGATCTCAAAACTGAAGGGATTACCTGTGAATGGGTTGATTTGAGTGCTCACGGCGATCGCAGTAAAATCTACAGATTTACACCAGAACAAGCGAAAAAGTTTTTCAATCAAACCCCACCGACGGTGCGGATTATTGTGGATGAGCCGAACGATCCGGAAGCGAATTTGGCTCTAGCAAATACTTATTATCAAATTTATAAACAATGTAATTTGTGGCACCATTCTCCTAGTATTGAAGTAGGATTTCGCCGCACCCAAATTATTTTCAAGGTTGATAGTGACGAGCAAATTTTCCCAACGGCTTATTTAGCAGTTTTACCCTTTGAAAACGCTAGAGAAACCCAGGCGAATATTGTGCGATTGATGAAAATGTTGCAAGGATATGCGATTAAAAGTCATAGCATGGAAGCTTTGAAGCAAATTAAGCAATTGAGTAGAGCTTTGAGTCAAACGATGCAAATGACTCAAGAAATGAAGCTGGAACTGCCAAAAAACTCTGAAGGAATGAAGCTAAATTTTTTACAGGCTCCTACTCAGGTAAAAATAACGAATTCAAGAGATCGCACCATTGACCTTTATCAAGACCCCAGTTTTGGGCAAAGGTTAATTCCTTCATCGTCGGCCTTTAATTCCGTGAAAGATCGCCACCTGAGAAGCAAAAAGAACGATTCATTGTCTTTGGAAAAGTTAGTGGAGTTTGTTCAAGGATTTTATTATTTAGAAGAATAA
- a CDS encoding helicase C-terminal domain-containing protein, protein MIEVEVHQQLRAFLRSQAEPYWPHHLTMGRLVARALRLGRSALIQTGVPSVGFYGRHRLSYLMPILMWSSPAILVAPDSVQQRLQFVEIPQLQQWIGTHKTIRTGDRWPGEDFPGLLIISPESWLADRLSDSGRLPRGVPTILDCADQLEQSARQQLSFSLNESDWNQLLLARPDRAETIRQVRVKLTHSLFQHPANPYQCYLLDQTEQEILQDLLNALEFSPQTDSGSISDRGKVLSLPDNWHLFWQQFHPHNAAQEGNSAIDRSSLLWAEVNRDRGQFTLSSGPIEVASALANVWPQQPVVLIGGALDLDSDASIYRQKVGLGDLTCVKFSVDRQNEIIQLYLPERIPMPNTPQFQGVLLEQLRQLLCISASAKGLTVIVVDDVPLKARLGSILAAEFGSRVQVEKPPENDQGILVTGWEYWCQHPPSFFPPPKLLAIATLPIPSLENPLVAGRVAYYKQNRQDWFRLYLLPTALNTLQQAIAPLRQTQGVVALLDNRTLHRTYGKEVLAALSPYARIDYLDITCFGDAKNN, encoded by the coding sequence GTGATTGAAGTAGAAGTCCACCAACAACTCCGTGCATTCCTGCGATCGCAGGCGGAACCATACTGGCCCCATCATTTGACGATGGGGCGACTGGTAGCACGGGCGTTGCGTCTGGGTCGGAGTGCCTTGATCCAAACCGGGGTGCCGAGCGTGGGCTTCTACGGACGTCACCGCCTGAGTTATCTGATGCCGATCTTAATGTGGTCTTCCCCGGCCATCTTGGTGGCACCGGATTCCGTGCAACAGCGTTTACAGTTTGTGGAAATTCCTCAGTTACAGCAATGGATTGGCACTCATAAAACCATTCGCACCGGCGATCGCTGGCCTGGGGAGGACTTCCCCGGTCTGCTGATTATTTCTCCAGAATCTTGGTTAGCAGACCGTTTATCTGACAGCGGTCGATTGCCTCGTGGGGTGCCAACCATCCTCGACTGTGCCGATCAATTAGAACAATCGGCGCGTCAGCAACTTAGTTTTAGCCTCAATGAAAGTGACTGGAATCAACTACTTCTCGCCCGTCCCGATCGCGCGGAAACCATCCGTCAAGTTCGGGTAAAACTCACCCATTCGCTGTTTCAGCATCCCGCCAATCCTTATCAGTGCTATTTGCTCGATCAAACGGAGCAAGAAATTCTTCAAGATTTACTCAACGCCCTGGAATTTTCCCCTCAGACTGATTCCGGGTCTATTTCCGATCGCGGTAAAGTCCTCTCTTTGCCCGATAATTGGCATCTTTTTTGGCAACAATTTCACCCCCATAATGCCGCTCAGGAAGGCAACTCGGCTATAGACCGGTCTTCTTTGCTCTGGGCAGAAGTTAACCGCGATCGCGGTCAGTTTACTTTATCCAGTGGCCCGATTGAAGTGGCTTCCGCTTTGGCCAATGTTTGGCCTCAACAGCCCGTGGTGCTGATTGGTGGCGCTTTGGATCTGGACTCAGACGCCTCGATCTATCGGCAAAAAGTTGGCTTGGGAGATTTAACTTGTGTCAAATTTTCCGTCGATCGCCAGAATGAGATCATTCAGCTTTACTTGCCGGAGCGAATTCCTATGCCAAATACGCCCCAATTTCAAGGGGTATTATTAGAGCAACTGCGCCAGTTACTTTGTATTAGTGCCTCAGCCAAGGGACTCACGGTGATTGTGGTAGACGATGTTCCCCTGAAAGCGCGGCTGGGATCGATTCTCGCGGCAGAATTTGGCTCACGGGTGCAGGTGGAAAAACCCCCAGAAAATGACCAAGGAATTTTAGTCACTGGCTGGGAATATTGGTGTCAGCACCCACCATCCTTTTTCCCGCCGCCAAAACTGCTGGCGATCGCTACTTTGCCCATTCCTTCCCTGGAAAATCCCCTGGTAGCCGGTCGGGTGGCTTATTATAAACAAAACCGGCAGGATTGGTTTCGCCTCTATCTTTTGCCCACGGCTTTGAATACCTTACAACAGGCGATCGCACCCCTGCGACAAACTCAAGGGGTGGTCGCCTTGCTGGACAACCGTACACTACACCGCACCTACGGCAAAGAAGTATTGGCCGCCCTCAGTCCCTATGCCCGCATCGACTATCTAGATATAACTTGTTTTGGGGATGCCAAAAATAATTAG
- a CDS encoding DUF1815 family protein, translating to MFIRLAEQHRQFVRDLVMNLQALAIVLENRGYLASCYTCGGELNSASFMVSLGENHLIRFLVSDYGITWTEMRDDRELMKLEGAEAIAQLQELANLVKYQIKPMDAAKAKDKTLEWDTELKTQHA from the coding sequence GTGTTTATAAGACTCGCTGAACAACACCGTCAATTTGTCCGGGATCTGGTGATGAATCTGCAAGCATTGGCAATCGTGCTGGAAAACCGGGGATATCTGGCCTCTTGTTATACCTGTGGAGGAGAGCTCAATAGCGCATCCTTTATGGTCAGCCTAGGGGAAAATCACCTGATTCGATTTTTGGTGTCGGACTATGGGATTACCTGGACGGAAATGCGTGACGATCGCGAATTAATGAAGTTGGAAGGTGCAGAGGCGATCGCTCAACTGCAAGAACTGGCAAATTTAGTCAAGTATCAAATCAAGCCGATGGACGCAGCAAAAGCCAAGGATAAAACCCTGGAATGGGATACTGAACTGAAAACTCAGCACGCCTAA
- a CDS encoding DUF2839 domain-containing protein, which translates to MGEAKRRKEALGEKYGHEDYILPWMPVTKSQADQFVQLTTKGAWVGIALLVVWWLTVRFIGPSLGWWAIN; encoded by the coding sequence ATGGGAGAAGCAAAACGCCGCAAAGAGGCATTAGGAGAAAAATACGGTCACGAGGATTACATCCTACCTTGGATGCCAGTGACGAAAAGTCAAGCTGATCAGTTTGTCCAATTGACCACTAAAGGAGCTTGGGTGGGGATTGCATTGCTGGTGGTTTGGTGGCTCACTGTCCGATTTATCGGCCCTTCTTTGGGGTGGTGGGCAATTAACTAA
- a CDS encoding cyclic nucleotide-binding domain-containing protein, with translation MTKALFILNELINEDLDWISEKSRKRIIQAEEILIHEGEEIQALYMVLTGTLSVSIKPLEDEELARIYPGEIVGEISFIDNRPTVATVKALEESVVLEISRWELTSKLNRNMAFAARFYRGISMCLADRIRGTVGRLGYGKDIEEDLDDNQTINPIVLHNLELAEAKFNWLMANATY, from the coding sequence ATGACTAAAGCACTTTTTATTCTCAACGAATTGATTAATGAAGACTTAGACTGGATTAGCGAAAAAAGTCGGAAAAGAATCATTCAAGCTGAAGAAATTTTAATCCACGAAGGAGAAGAAATTCAAGCTCTTTATATGGTCTTAACCGGCACCTTAAGCGTTTCTATTAAGCCGTTAGAAGATGAAGAGTTAGCGAGAATTTATCCCGGAGAAATCGTCGGCGAAATTTCTTTTATTGATAATCGGCCAACGGTCGCCACCGTCAAAGCCCTGGAAGAATCGGTGGTTTTAGAAATTTCTCGGTGGGAACTGACATCAAAACTCAACCGCAATATGGCATTTGCTGCCCGATTTTATCGGGGAATTTCTATGTGTCTGGCGGACAGAATTCGCGGCACCGTGGGGCGATTAGGCTATGGCAAAGATATCGAAGAAGATTTAGATGACAACCAAACCATTAATCCGATTGTTTTGCATAACCTAGAATTAGCCGAAGCTAAGTTTAACTGGCTCATGGCTAACGCAACTTACTAA